The sequence CGGCATGTGAGGCGCCGCTGCGTGCTCGATCCACGGAGAGAGCGCGCGACGGCTGATTTGCCTCGTGCGTCGCCACCCTGCGTGCCACGACCGCAGTCCCCCCGGCAACCAATACCAGCGCCGCCGCCAAGCCCAACCACCGGCCGGCCGGAACTTGCGCATGCGCATCGACTTTCGCTCGTGGGTCGGTGTCGAGTACGCGAGCGAGCACACGCGAAGACACCGCCGGCTCGAGGTCGATCTCGCGGCGGAAGGCTGCGAGCACCTGCTGCGCACGGGAGCCGTTGGATGAATCAGTCACGGCGAGCCTCCCTCGAGATCGGTACGCACTTCGAGTTGCCGGGCGAACTGCGCTCGCATGGCGCGCATTCGAGCGTACGCTGTATTGGCGTTTACCCCCACCGCGCTCGCCGCTTCCGCGACGGTATGGCCCTCGACTTCGACGAGTATGAAGATCTGCCGGGAGTTGTCATCGAGTGTGTCGAGAAAGCGCCAGACGAACTGTGCCGCCTGTCGCTGTCGCAGCCGCACCTCTGGGTCCGCGTCGAGCACGACGGGTGGGTCGATCCGGCTCAAGCGGGCTTCATACCGAGCGGCGCCCCGACGCCAGTTGCTCACGACGCCCCGTGTCAGGTGAAACAGCCAAGTCGACAATGAAGCACGGCCGTCGTACTGGGACATTTTTTCGCGGGCGCGAATGAAGACGTCCTGGAGAAGATCCTCGGCCGCATG is a genomic window of Deltaproteobacteria bacterium containing:
- a CDS encoding sigma-70 family RNA polymerase sigma factor → MIAHVGTVPAIRTSSEADARDTAFVELYRRQSPFVWRCLRAAGVPSHAAEDLLQDVFIRAREKMSQYDGRASLSTWLFHLTRGVVSNWRRGAARYEARLSRIDPPVVLDADPEVRLRQRQAAQFVWRFLDTLDDNSRQIFILVEVEGHTVAEAASAVGVNANTAYARMRAMRAQFARQLEVRTDLEGGSP